The Claveliimonas bilis genome window below encodes:
- a CDS encoding glycosyltransferase family 32 protein, giving the protein MSEEKRIPKIIHYVWFGRGKKNGQIEKCIESWRKYLPEYEIIEWNEDNFDLNLYEFTKGAYKEKKYAYVSDVVRLHVLYHYGGIYMDTDVEVLKPLDNLLHEHAFSGFQMPDQIPTGIMASEPKNQWYKEQLDFYKDRKFSLNEVEEKHITNVDIITHISVEKHGLVLNNSYQVLKYGMAIYPMDYFCAKSPSTGKITVTNNTYTIHHFAGSWVPRKALRHKALFRMCCKILGEDRAKRVLREMRNLTNE; this is encoded by the coding sequence GTGAGTGAGGAAAAGAGAATTCCTAAAATAATTCATTATGTATGGTTTGGGCGTGGAAAAAAGAATGGTCAAATAGAAAAATGTATTGAAAGTTGGCGTAAATACTTGCCTGAGTATGAAATTATTGAGTGGAATGAAGATAATTTTGATTTAAATTTATATGAATTTACAAAAGGGGCATATAAAGAAAAAAAGTATGCTTATGTATCAGATGTTGTTAGACTTCATGTTTTGTATCATTACGGAGGTATATATATGGATACAGACGTAGAAGTATTAAAGCCACTAGATAATTTATTACATGAACATGCATTTTCGGGATTTCAGATGCCTGATCAAATTCCTACTGGAATTATGGCTTCTGAACCTAAAAATCAATGGTATAAAGAACAGTTAGACTTCTATAAAGATAGAAAATTCTCTTTAAATGAAGTTGAAGAGAAGCATATTACTAATGTTGATATCATAACTCACATTAGTGTGGAGAAGCATGGACTAGTACTTAATAACAGTTATCAAGTACTAAAATATGGAATGGCGATATATCCTATGGACTATTTTTGTGCAAAATCACCATCAACGGGAAAAATAACAGTTACTAATAATACATATACAATACATCACTTTGCTGGAAGTTGGGTTCCACGGAAAGCATTGAGGCATAAAGCTTTGTTTAGAATGTGCTGTAAAATCTTGGGAGAAGATAGGGCAAAAAGAGTACTGAGGGAGATGAGGAATCTAACTAATGAATGA